A stretch of the Aegilops tauschii subsp. strangulata cultivar AL8/78 chromosome 4, Aet v6.0, whole genome shotgun sequence genome encodes the following:
- the LOC109738152 gene encoding cortical cell-delineating protein-like — protein sequence MHPKPKALVAIPLKHTLTMASRAATFVALSLLLSAVATHGCGPYCQPPVVVPTPPVVVPPPYHGGGAHGHGGQCSIDALKLRVCANVLGGLLGLKVGVPAHDECCPLLQGLVDLDAAVCLCTAVRANVLGIHLNVPVDISLLLNHCGKTCPSEFTCPAH from the coding sequence ATGCATCCCAAACCCAAAGCACTAGTAGCTATCCCACTCAAGCACACGCTCACGATGGCATCCAGAGCTGCTACCTTCGTCGCCCTGAGCCTCCTCCTCTCCGCCGTCGCCACGCACGGCTGCGGACCCTATTGCCAGCCGCCAGTCGTCGTGCCGACACCGCCCGTTGTCGTTCCGCCGCCGTACCATGGAGGAGGAGCGCACGGCCACGGCGGGCAGTGCTCTATCGACGCCCTAAAGCTGAGGGTGTGCGCCAACGTTCTCGGCGGCCTGCTCGGCCTCAAGGTCGGCGTTCCGGCGCACGACGAGTGCTGCCCGCTGCTCCAGGGGTTGGTCGACCTTGACGCCGCCGTCTGCCTGTGCACCGCCGTCAGGGCCAACGTCCTCGGCATCCACCTCAACGTGCCTGTGGACATCAGCCTCCTCCTCAACCACTGCGGCAAGACGTGCCCGTCCGAGTTCACTTGCCCAGCCCATTAA